A region from the Paraburkholderia youngii genome encodes:
- a CDS encoding (2Fe-2S)-binding protein: protein MTTPTECQHCGDTPASESAAEQTTTPSQPSRRRFLQSAAAAATIGAAPHLRAQAQAPAAPAPQSNPVVPPRPVTLTVNGRAYALQLEPRVTLLDALREYAGLMGTKKGCDRGQCGACTVLADGRRINSCLTLAVMHEGENITTVEGLASNGTLSPVQAAFIEHDAFQCGYCTPGQLCSATALLGEFRSGTASTVTADVRARPAALTDDEIRERMSGNICRCGAYVNIVAAVRAAHEHA, encoded by the coding sequence ATGACCACGCCTACAGAATGTCAGCATTGCGGGGACACCCCCGCTTCAGAGTCGGCCGCCGAGCAAACCACCACACCTTCCCAACCGTCACGCCGCCGCTTCCTGCAATCGGCGGCGGCCGCCGCGACGATCGGCGCGGCGCCGCATCTGCGCGCGCAAGCGCAGGCACCCGCCGCACCCGCGCCGCAAAGCAACCCCGTGGTGCCGCCGCGCCCCGTTACATTGACCGTCAACGGCCGCGCATACGCGCTACAGCTCGAACCGCGCGTGACGCTGCTCGACGCGTTGCGCGAATACGCCGGTCTGATGGGCACGAAGAAAGGCTGCGACCGTGGTCAATGCGGCGCCTGCACGGTGCTCGCCGACGGCCGCCGCATCAACTCGTGCCTGACGCTCGCGGTCATGCATGAAGGCGAGAACATCACGACCGTCGAAGGACTCGCGAGCAACGGCACGTTGAGTCCTGTGCAGGCCGCGTTCATCGAACACGATGCGTTCCAGTGCGGCTACTGTACGCCCGGGCAGTTGTGCTCGGCGACCGCCCTGCTCGGCGAATTCCGCAGCGGCACGGCGAGCACCGTGACCGCCGACGTGCGCGCGCGTCCCGCCGCGCTCACCGACGACGAAATCCGCGAACGCATGAGCGGCAACATCTGCCGCTGCGGCGCGTACGTGAACATCGTCGCCGCGGTGCGCGCCGCGCACGAGCACGCCTGA
- a CDS encoding NADH-quinone oxidoreductase subunit B family protein, with protein MWQLIRQFARTDFPDEPAPAAEDAWLHEERRIRGDILDLLGRALCIRQIDAGSCNGCELEIHALNNPYYNIEGLGIKFVASPRHADLLLVTGPVTLNMRTALLAAYDATPAPKLVVAAGECACTGGIFANSYAVCGPVSSILPVDVTIPGCPPPPLDLLRGILTACRAR; from the coding sequence ATGTGGCAACTGATCCGGCAATTCGCGCGCACCGATTTCCCCGACGAACCCGCGCCGGCGGCGGAAGACGCATGGCTTCACGAGGAGCGACGCATTCGCGGGGACATACTCGATCTGCTTGGGCGGGCGCTGTGCATCCGGCAGATCGATGCGGGTTCATGCAACGGTTGCGAGTTGGAGATTCACGCGCTGAACAACCCGTACTACAACATCGAAGGGCTTGGCATCAAATTCGTCGCGAGTCCGCGGCATGCGGACCTGCTGCTCGTGACCGGGCCGGTGACGCTGAATATGCGCACGGCCCTGCTCGCCGCGTACGACGCGACCCCCGCTCCGAAACTCGTCGTTGCCGCCGGCGAGTGCGCATGCACGGGCGGCATTTTTGCCAATAGTTACGCGGTGTGCGGCCCGGTTTCGTCGATCTTGCCGGTGGACGTGACGATCCCCGGATGTCCGCCGCCGCCGCTCGATTTGCTGCGAGGCATCCTCACAGCCTGCCGGGCGCGTTGA
- a CDS encoding hydrogenase large subunit — MRLESMQLAATRLTHRAGQIPAAVVSADESAWLELARTARAEQRRLVAMWGSEAVEDGFSVNAAYECDDGIAWVRLPIGRQQNAGGDYPDLATVFPCATRMQRAIFDLIGLRARGAQDTRAWLNHGNWPDDYFPLQRQATGVEAFESSEADYPFVQVAGDGVHEIAVGPIHAGTIEPGHFRFSVVGEKVLRLEERLGYAHRGVERLFERTPASHGHRVAARIAGDSTVAFSWAFCMALEQASGTQLSKRALYLRALLLERERVANHLGDLGALGNDAGFGFALAQFSRLKEDWIRTNARLFGHRYLMDRIVPGGVSVDVRPDDAAVLTEQCERIEREVHVMRKVYEDQSGLQDRFLGTGRLTPAVVEHFGVRGMAARASGRTFDVRANLRAAPYDDMAVNAVSDARGDVAARVAVRFAEIDESLRLIRTLLTNLPDDGPAVVAMTPATAHAQGVGWVEGWRGDVFVALDLAPGDVIGRCHCHDPSWQNWPALEHAIIGNIVPDFPLINKSFNLNYAGHDL, encoded by the coding sequence ATGCGACTCGAATCGATGCAACTTGCCGCCACCCGCCTCACACATCGTGCGGGCCAGATTCCAGCAGCAGTGGTGAGTGCTGATGAATCAGCGTGGCTCGAGCTTGCGCGCACCGCGCGAGCGGAGCAGCGGCGCCTCGTTGCAATGTGGGGCAGCGAAGCAGTCGAAGACGGTTTCTCGGTGAACGCCGCGTACGAATGCGATGACGGCATAGCGTGGGTGCGCCTGCCGATCGGGCGTCAGCAGAATGCCGGTGGAGACTATCCCGATCTCGCCACCGTTTTCCCGTGCGCGACTCGCATGCAACGAGCGATCTTCGATCTGATCGGCCTGCGCGCGCGTGGCGCCCAGGACACGCGCGCGTGGCTCAATCACGGCAACTGGCCCGATGATTATTTCCCGCTGCAAAGGCAGGCGACGGGTGTCGAAGCCTTCGAATCGAGCGAGGCGGACTACCCGTTCGTGCAGGTTGCGGGCGATGGCGTACACGAGATCGCTGTCGGGCCGATTCATGCCGGCACCATCGAGCCGGGGCATTTCCGCTTCTCGGTCGTCGGCGAGAAGGTGCTGCGCCTCGAAGAACGTCTCGGCTATGCGCACCGCGGCGTCGAGCGTCTGTTTGAACGTACTCCCGCATCGCACGGTCATCGGGTTGCCGCGAGGATTGCGGGCGACTCGACCGTCGCGTTCTCGTGGGCCTTTTGCATGGCGCTCGAGCAAGCCAGCGGCACGCAACTGTCGAAGCGCGCACTGTATCTGCGTGCGCTTCTGCTCGAACGCGAACGCGTGGCCAACCACCTCGGCGACCTCGGCGCACTGGGCAACGACGCCGGGTTCGGCTTCGCACTCGCGCAATTCTCGCGGCTCAAGGAGGACTGGATACGCACGAACGCCCGCCTGTTCGGACATCGGTACCTGATGGATCGGATCGTGCCGGGCGGTGTATCGGTCGATGTTCGCCCCGACGACGCGGCGGTGCTGACCGAGCAATGCGAACGGATCGAACGCGAGGTTCACGTGATGCGCAAAGTCTACGAAGACCAGTCCGGGCTGCAGGATCGGTTCCTCGGCACGGGACGATTGACGCCCGCTGTCGTCGAGCATTTCGGCGTGCGTGGCATGGCCGCCCGCGCCAGCGGCCGAACCTTCGACGTTCGCGCGAACTTGCGCGCTGCTCCGTATGACGACATGGCGGTCAATGCGGTCAGCGATGCGCGCGGCGACGTTGCCGCACGCGTCGCGGTGCGCTTCGCCGAAATCGATGAATCCCTGCGCCTGATCCGCACGCTGCTCACCAATCTTCCCGATGACGGTCCCGCGGTCGTCGCCATGACGCCTGCAACGGCGCACGCGCAAGGCGTAGGCTGGGTGGAAGGCTGGCGAGGGGACGTATTCGTCGCCCTCGATCTCGCCCCGGGCGACGTCATCGGCCGATGCCATTGCCACGATCCGTCATGGCAGAACTGGCCGGCGCTCGAACACGCGATCATCGGCAACATCGTTCCCGATTTCCCGCTGATCAACAAGTCGTTCAACCTGAACTACGCGGGGCACGATCTCTGA